One genomic region from Mycoplasmoides pirum ATCC 25960 encodes:
- a CDS encoding MPN385 family protein, with translation MWLVRFVKKLLSFAISVAIIAGLVVVFLGSMWFSNNYNFDQWQGLLTEPKMPTGALTAIFPDVANWYKLTLEQYSGDVLSLFHWLIPIGFGLVFAIAIQVVLSIIFHFIKKIFRKKKNVKATNVSVAV, from the coding sequence ATGTGATTAGTAAGATTTGTTAAAAAATTATTGTCATTTGCAATCTCAGTTGCTATTATTGCTGGTTTAGTAGTAGTATTCTTAGGTTCTATGTGATTTAGCAACAACTACAATTTCGATCAATGACAAGGATTATTAACAGAGCCAAAAATGCCTACAGGTGCATTAACAGCAATCTTTCCTGATGTTGCAAATTGATATAAATTAACATTAGAACAATATAGCGGTGATGTATTATCTTTATTTCATTGATTAATTCCAATTGGTTTTGGACTTGTGTTTGCTATTGCTATTCAAGTAGTTTTAAGCATTATCTTCCACTTTATTAAGAAAATCTTTCGTAAAAAGAAAAATGTTAAAGCAACAAATGTTTCAGTTGCTGTTTAA